A single region of the Plantactinospora soyae genome encodes:
- a CDS encoding MFS transporter, with product MRAKLSTTFQSMTIRNYRLFATGQLIKLIGVWMMFVAQDWLVLDLSDDSATALGVVVALQFTPVLLLTLLSGRLADRYDKRILLFVANTTWSILALAMSTLVITGVVQLWHVFVFAALLGTANAVETPVRQSFVSELVGTPLLPNALALSAATFNSARIIGPAVAGVAIALFDVGPVFMIAAVGSIAPLVSMIRIRPAELHRDDLPPVKDRDSARVIDGLRYVARRSDLVLPMALMSVMGMTLFNFQLTLAALAKTVFNTGAASFGLFSTALAVGALAGALAGSGRRSRPSVWTVLGAAVATGVFGTLVGLAPTYWLVLTLLPFTGFFMVFFAQASNQRVQLGVDAAFRGRVMSLWVLVFLGTNPVGAPIIGWIAERFGAGASIWIGGLISMTTAVVALVWQLHRTGTRLRLRILPLPRFYVVPPAEV from the coding sequence GTGCGGGCAAAGCTGAGCACCACCTTCCAGTCCATGACGATTCGCAACTACCGACTCTTCGCCACCGGCCAGCTGATCAAGTTGATCGGCGTGTGGATGATGTTCGTCGCACAGGACTGGCTGGTCCTCGATCTGTCGGACGACTCGGCCACCGCGCTGGGCGTGGTCGTCGCGTTGCAGTTCACCCCGGTGCTCCTGCTCACCCTGCTCTCCGGCCGGTTGGCCGACCGGTACGACAAGCGGATCCTGCTCTTCGTCGCGAACACCACCTGGAGCATCCTGGCGCTGGCCATGAGCACGCTGGTGATCACCGGCGTGGTGCAGCTGTGGCACGTTTTCGTCTTCGCCGCCCTGCTCGGTACGGCGAACGCGGTCGAGACCCCGGTACGGCAGTCGTTCGTCTCCGAACTCGTCGGTACGCCACTGCTGCCGAACGCGCTGGCGCTCTCCGCCGCGACGTTCAACTCCGCCCGGATCATCGGCCCGGCGGTGGCCGGGGTGGCGATCGCCCTCTTCGACGTCGGACCGGTCTTCATGATCGCGGCGGTCGGCTCGATCGCCCCGCTGGTCAGCATGATCCGGATTCGCCCCGCCGAGCTGCACCGCGACGACCTGCCACCGGTCAAGGACCGTGATTCGGCCCGGGTGATCGACGGTCTGCGGTACGTCGCCCGCCGCTCCGACCTGGTGCTGCCGATGGCCCTGATGTCGGTGATGGGGATGACCCTGTTCAACTTCCAGCTCACCCTCGCCGCGCTGGCCAAGACCGTGTTCAACACCGGCGCCGCCTCGTTCGGCCTGTTCAGCACCGCGCTGGCGGTGGGCGCGCTGGCCGGGGCGTTGGCCGGTAGCGGGCGGCGCAGCCGACCATCGGTGTGGACGGTGCTGGGTGCCGCGGTGGCGACCGGTGTGTTCGGCACCCTGGTCGGGCTCGCTCCGACGTACTGGCTGGTCCTGACGCTGCTGCCGTTCACCGGGTTCTTCATGGTCTTCTTCGCCCAGGCCTCGAACCAGCGGGTGCAGCTCGGCGTCGACGCGGCGTTCCGGGGCCGGGTCATGTCGCTGTGGGTGCTGGTGTTCCTCGGCACCAACCCGGTGGGCGCACCGATCATCGGCTGGATCGCCGAGCGGTTCGGCGCCGGGGCGAGCATCTGGATCGGTGGACTGATCTCGATGACCACCGCCGTGGTGGCACTGGTCTGGCAACTGCACCGGACCGGCACCCGGTTGCGACTGCGCATCCTCCCCCTGCCGCGCTTCTACGTGGTGCCCCCCGCCGAGGTGTAA
- a CDS encoding 2'-5' RNA ligase family protein produces the protein MRLFVAIYPSPEALEDIAEQTKRLRIGAAAGAGINVRLAPRSNLHVTVAFLGEVADDRLGRVEDALTRAVQDWRHPPATQQRGTRAGRRRGITLPAEPAVPVGLAVGAEPAVPVEPAVGAEPAVPVGLAVPGGERAAESGPAAPRLRLGGGGRFGRGPFTVLWVGLLGEVDAVRRLAAATRRELRRARVPHDSRPLRPHLTLARPGERLDRASLDEDLRILDGYRGPSWPATELVLVRSHLGPRPTYDRLATWPL, from the coding sequence GTGCGGCTCTTCGTAGCCATCTACCCGTCGCCGGAGGCGTTGGAGGACATCGCCGAGCAGACGAAGCGGCTTCGCATCGGGGCGGCGGCCGGCGCCGGGATCAACGTCCGGCTGGCGCCCCGGTCGAACCTGCACGTCACCGTCGCGTTCCTCGGTGAGGTCGCCGACGATCGTCTGGGCAGAGTGGAGGACGCCCTCACCCGCGCCGTCCAGGACTGGCGCCACCCGCCCGCCACACAGCAACGCGGGACCAGGGCCGGACGCCGACGCGGGATCACCCTCCCCGCCGAGCCGGCCGTTCCGGTCGGGCTGGCGGTAGGTGCCGAGCCGGCCGTGCCCGTTGAGCCGGCGGTAGGTGCCGAGCCGGCCGTTCCGGTCGGGCTGGCGGTACCCGGTGGTGAGCGGGCGGCGGAGTCCGGGCCGGCCGCGCCCCGGCTGCGACTCGGCGGCGGTGGGCGGTTCGGCCGGGGCCCGTTCACGGTGCTCTGGGTCGGTCTGCTCGGCGAGGTGGACGCCGTACGCCGACTGGCTGCGGCGACCCGGCGGGAACTGCGGCGGGCCCGGGTGCCACACGACTCCCGGCCGCTGCGGCCACACCTCACCCTGGCCCGGCCCGGCGAGCGACTGGACCGGGCGAGTCTCGACGAGGACCTGCGTATCCTCGACGGCTACCGTGGCCCGTCCTGGCCGGCGACCGAGTTGGTGCTGGTCCGCAGCCACCTCGGCCCCCGGCCGACGTACGACCGGCTGGCGACCTGGCCCCTGTAG
- a CDS encoding NCS2 family permease has product MDNSPAEPASRADRPAPRNAFDRYFEITARGSTLSREMRGGLATFFTMAYIVVLNPLILGNAVDGDGAKLAIPALAAGTALVAGIMTILMGVVGRFPLALAAGLGVNALVAYEIAPQMTWADAMGLVVIEGVIIAILVLTGLRTAVFRAVPTQLKTAIGVGIGLFLTIIGLVDAGFVRRLPDAANTTVPVGLGIGGKLVTWPALVFVLGLLVTLVLVVRRVRGAILIGILASTVLAIVVEAIAKVGPSMVDGRPNPAGWSLNVPALPEKVVDTPDLSLLGEFDLLGSWQRAGVLVAIMFVFTLLITDFFDTMGTMVAVGQEADLLDERKMLPRTREILFVDSVAAAAGGAASTSSNTSYIESAAGVAEGARTGAANLVTGGLFLLAMFLAPLVVVVPFEAASVALVIVGFLMMTAVRTIDWNDYEIAIPAFLTIVLMPFTYSISNGIGAGVISYVLVKAARGKAREVHPLLYGVAALFVLYFLRGPIETLLF; this is encoded by the coding sequence ATGGACAACAGCCCGGCCGAGCCCGCCTCCCGGGCCGACAGGCCCGCCCCCCGTAACGCCTTCGACCGGTACTTCGAGATCACGGCACGCGGCTCGACGCTGAGCCGGGAGATGCGGGGCGGCCTCGCCACCTTCTTCACGATGGCCTACATCGTGGTGCTCAACCCGCTGATCCTGGGCAACGCCGTCGACGGCGACGGTGCGAAGCTGGCCATTCCGGCGCTGGCCGCCGGGACCGCGCTGGTGGCCGGGATCATGACGATCCTGATGGGCGTCGTCGGCCGGTTCCCGCTGGCGCTGGCCGCCGGGCTCGGAGTGAACGCGCTGGTGGCGTACGAGATCGCGCCGCAGATGACCTGGGCCGACGCGATGGGCCTGGTGGTGATCGAGGGTGTGATCATCGCCATCCTGGTGCTCACCGGGCTGCGTACCGCCGTGTTCCGGGCGGTCCCCACGCAGCTCAAGACCGCGATCGGGGTGGGCATCGGGCTCTTCCTGACCATCATCGGGCTGGTGGACGCCGGGTTCGTCCGGCGGCTGCCCGACGCCGCCAACACCACCGTGCCGGTCGGGTTGGGCATCGGCGGCAAGCTGGTGACCTGGCCGGCCCTGGTCTTCGTGCTCGGCCTGCTGGTGACGCTCGTGCTGGTGGTACGTCGGGTCCGGGGCGCGATCCTGATCGGCATCCTCGCCTCGACGGTGCTGGCGATCGTGGTCGAGGCGATCGCCAAGGTCGGCCCGTCGATGGTGGACGGGCGGCCCAACCCCGCCGGCTGGTCGCTGAACGTTCCGGCGCTGCCGGAGAAGGTGGTGGACACCCCCGACCTGTCCCTGCTGGGCGAATTCGACCTGCTCGGCTCCTGGCAGCGGGCCGGCGTCCTCGTCGCGATCATGTTCGTCTTCACGCTGTTGATCACGGACTTCTTCGACACGATGGGCACGATGGTCGCCGTCGGGCAGGAGGCCGATCTGCTCGACGAGCGGAAGATGCTGCCGCGTACCCGGGAGATCCTCTTCGTGGACTCGGTCGCCGCGGCGGCCGGCGGTGCGGCGAGCACGTCGAGCAACACGTCGTACATCGAGAGCGCGGCCGGGGTCGCCGAGGGTGCCCGGACCGGCGCGGCCAACCTGGTGACCGGCGGGCTCTTCCTGCTGGCGATGTTCCTGGCGCCGCTGGTCGTGGTGGTGCCGTTCGAGGCGGCGTCCGTGGCGCTGGTGATCGTCGGCTTCCTGATGATGACCGCGGTGCGGACCATCGACTGGAACGACTACGAGATCGCGATCCCGGCGTTCCTCACCATCGTGCTGATGCCGTTCACCTACTCCATCTCCAACGGCATCGGGGCCGGCGTGATCAGCTACGTGCTGGTCAAGGCGGCCCGGGGCAAGGCCCGCGAGGTGCACCCCCTGTTGTACGGGGTGGCGGCGCTCTTCGTGCTGTACTTCCTGCGCGGCCCGATCGAGACCCTGCTGTTCTAG
- a CDS encoding maleylpyruvate isomerase N-terminal domain-containing protein: MLRVRLLECLAADQARLRQVASTDLTAAVPSCPDWNVEDLVRHVAVVYLHKVECMRSGRAPEDWPPDLSGEEPVAVLDRAYRALRGEFDSRDAAAAAPTWYDPNQTVGFWIRRMTQETVIHRLDAELATGQPVTDVPPDLAIDGIDEVLRIFLAYGTRRWPEDFSEVLPTSAVLVRAAAGPANWLIRLRPDAVEVESVPTDAVPAFPESRVTPGQRAAPATESTGARASGVEDDGAGPAASISAAPDQLLRWLWRRSAEDAVSWTGDRAAVDRLRLALGPATQ, from the coding sequence ATGCTGCGAGTCCGACTACTGGAGTGCCTGGCCGCCGACCAGGCCCGGCTACGGCAGGTAGCGTCGACCGACCTGACCGCCGCCGTGCCGAGCTGTCCGGACTGGAATGTCGAAGACCTGGTTCGGCACGTCGCCGTGGTCTACCTGCACAAGGTGGAGTGCATGCGGTCCGGGCGGGCGCCGGAGGACTGGCCGCCGGACCTGTCCGGCGAGGAGCCGGTGGCCGTGCTCGACCGTGCCTACCGCGCGCTGCGCGGCGAGTTCGACAGCCGGGACGCGGCCGCGGCGGCACCCACCTGGTACGACCCGAACCAGACCGTCGGCTTCTGGATCCGTCGGATGACGCAGGAGACGGTCATCCACCGGCTGGACGCGGAGTTGGCGACCGGCCAACCGGTCACCGACGTTCCCCCGGACCTCGCCATCGACGGCATCGACGAGGTGCTCCGGATCTTCCTGGCCTACGGGACCCGACGCTGGCCGGAGGACTTCTCGGAGGTCCTGCCCACGTCGGCCGTACTGGTCCGGGCGGCGGCCGGGCCGGCGAACTGGCTGATCCGACTCCGGCCGGACGCTGTGGAGGTCGAGTCCGTTCCGACCGACGCCGTGCCGGCGTTCCCCGAGTCGCGGGTCACCCCCGGGCAGCGGGCCGCGCCGGCCACGGAGTCGACCGGCGCCCGGGCGTCCGGGGTGGAGGATGACGGTGCCGGCCCGGCCGCGTCGATCAGTGCCGCTCCGGACCAGCTGTTGCGCTGGCTCTGGCGGCGCTCGGCCGAGGACGCGGTCAGTTGGACCGGCGACCGGGCGGCCGTGGACCGGCTCCGCCTGGCGCTCGGCCCGGCGACCCAGTGA
- a CDS encoding DUF3027 domain-containing protein gives MGNNGWVTRSTAARAARLDQVCASAVDVARDGITEVDSTDIGDHLGAIAEGDRLVTHLFECQLAGYRGWRWAVTVTRVPRSRQVTVCETFLLPGPDAMMAPSWLPWQERLQPGDLGVGDLLPTMPDDDRLVPGYLLSDDPAVEETSWELGLGRPRVMSREGRMETAQRWYDGDHGPTAPIAAAAPRTARCGTCGFYLPLAGAMRQAFGVCGNFFAPDDGRAVSADHGCGAHSETMLEATETPVDELPTIYDDSEVEAIAVSRAPGSVDAAEPAEPYGHG, from the coding sequence ATAGGCAACAATGGGTGGGTGACCAGGAGCACCGCCGCTCGCGCGGCCCGTCTCGACCAGGTTTGCGCCAGCGCCGTCGACGTGGCGCGGGATGGCATCACCGAGGTCGACTCGACGGACATTGGCGATCATCTGGGTGCGATCGCCGAGGGCGACCGCCTGGTGACGCATCTCTTCGAGTGCCAGCTGGCCGGCTACCGGGGCTGGCGGTGGGCGGTGACGGTGACCCGGGTGCCGCGCAGTCGGCAAGTCACGGTCTGCGAGACCTTCCTGCTGCCCGGCCCGGACGCGATGATGGCGCCGAGCTGGCTGCCGTGGCAGGAGCGGCTCCAGCCGGGCGATCTCGGCGTCGGCGACCTGCTGCCCACCATGCCGGACGACGATCGGCTCGTTCCCGGCTACCTGCTCTCCGACGATCCCGCCGTCGAGGAGACCTCCTGGGAACTCGGTCTCGGCCGGCCCCGGGTGATGTCCCGGGAGGGGCGGATGGAGACCGCCCAGCGGTGGTACGACGGAGATCACGGCCCGACGGCGCCGATCGCCGCCGCCGCGCCCCGGACCGCGCGCTGCGGAACGTGCGGTTTCTACCTGCCGCTGGCCGGCGCCATGCGCCAGGCGTTCGGGGTCTGCGGAAACTTCTTCGCTCCCGACGACGGCCGGGCGGTCAGCGCCGACCACGGCTGTGGCGCGCACTCCGAGACGATGCTGGAGGCCACCGAGACGCCGGTCGACGAGCTGCCGACGATCTACGACGACAGCGAGGTGGAGGCGATCGCGGTCAGCCGGGCACCCGGCTCGGTCGACGCCGCCGAGCCGGCGGAGCCGTACGGGCACGGCTGA
- the serC gene encoding phosphoserine transaminase — protein MADVSTIRIPDEIKPADGRFGCGPSKVRPAAVSALADVATTYLGTSHRQKTVRDQVARLRRGIAEFFSLPEGYEVVLGNGGATAFWEVAAFGLVRDRAQFASFGEFGAKFAKSVKDAPFLGEPTIRKADPGTAPSLVAEAGVDVYATPQNETSTGVAVPLRRVAGADDDALLLVDATSGAGGLEVDVRETDVYYFAPQKCFGSDGGIYIALMSPAALARATEIKSSGRYIPAFLDLVTAIDNSRLEQTYNTPALATIFLAAEQTDWMNAQGGLTWAAKRTAESASIVYGWAERSAVATPFVTDPALRSNVVATVDFADGVDATAIAKALRANGIVDTEPYRKLGRNQLRVALFPAVEPSDVEALTACVDYVVDRL, from the coding sequence GTGGCTGACGTATCGACCATTCGGATTCCTGACGAGATCAAACCCGCTGACGGCCGGTTCGGCTGCGGCCCGTCCAAGGTGCGTCCTGCGGCGGTCTCCGCACTGGCCGACGTCGCCACGACGTACCTCGGCACCTCGCACCGGCAGAAGACCGTCCGCGACCAGGTCGCCCGGCTGCGCCGGGGCATCGCCGAGTTCTTCTCCCTTCCCGAGGGGTACGAGGTCGTGCTCGGCAACGGTGGCGCCACCGCCTTCTGGGAGGTCGCCGCCTTCGGGCTGGTCCGCGACCGGGCCCAGTTCGCCAGCTTCGGCGAGTTCGGCGCCAAGTTCGCGAAGTCGGTCAAGGACGCGCCGTTCCTCGGCGAGCCGACCATCCGCAAGGCCGATCCGGGCACGGCACCGTCGCTGGTCGCCGAGGCCGGCGTCGACGTCTACGCCACGCCGCAGAACGAGACCTCGACCGGAGTCGCCGTACCGCTCCGCCGGGTGGCCGGTGCCGACGACGACGCGCTGCTGCTGGTCGACGCGACCTCCGGCGCCGGCGGCCTGGAGGTCGACGTACGGGAGACCGACGTCTACTACTTCGCCCCGCAGAAGTGCTTCGGCTCCGACGGCGGGATCTACATCGCGTTGATGTCGCCGGCCGCGCTGGCCCGGGCCACCGAGATCAAATCCTCGGGTCGGTACATCCCGGCCTTCCTCGACCTGGTCACCGCGATCGACAACTCCCGGTTGGAGCAGACCTACAACACCCCGGCGCTGGCCACCATCTTCCTGGCCGCCGAGCAGACCGACTGGATGAACGCGCAGGGCGGGCTGACCTGGGCGGCCAAGCGCACGGCCGAGAGCGCTTCCATCGTGTACGGCTGGGCCGAGCGGTCCGCCGTGGCGACCCCGTTCGTGACCGACCCGGCACTGCGCTCCAATGTGGTGGCCACGGTCGACTTCGCCGACGGTGTGGACGCCACCGCGATCGCCAAGGCACTGCGCGCGAACGGGATCGTCGACACCGAGCCGTACCGCAAGCTGGGCCGCAACCAGCTGCGGGTCGCCCTCTTCCCGGCCGTGGAGCCGAGCGACGTCGAGGCGCTGACGGCCTGCGTCGACTACGTGGTCGACCGGCTCTGA
- a CDS encoding MarR family winged helix-turn-helix transcriptional regulator — translation MTEWTVMAKRMPPAQLATLLRDAITRLNRRVRQTRPVGDLTATQLSALTSLELAGALTPRELADTERVQPPTMTKIVAKLEERGLVQRTPHPTDGRQVILAATDSGRAVLAQFDRARNEWLASRLAELTLEERDALQRAAEILQKVARD, via the coding sequence GTGACGGAGTGGACGGTGATGGCGAAGCGCATGCCACCGGCGCAGCTTGCGACGTTGCTGCGCGACGCGATCACCCGACTGAACCGACGGGTACGGCAGACCCGACCGGTGGGCGACCTCACGGCGACCCAACTCTCCGCGTTGACCAGCCTGGAGCTGGCCGGCGCGTTGACGCCGCGTGAGCTGGCCGACACCGAACGGGTCCAGCCGCCGACGATGACCAAGATCGTCGCGAAGTTGGAGGAGCGCGGTCTCGTACAGCGCACCCCCCATCCGACCGACGGCCGCCAGGTCATCCTCGCGGCGACCGACTCCGGCCGCGCGGTGCTGGCCCAGTTCGACCGGGCCCGCAACGAGTGGCTGGCGAGCCGGCTCGCCGAGTTGACCCTGGAAGAACGCGACGCGCTCCAGCGTGCCGCGGAGATCCTGCAGAAGGTGGCGCGCGACTGA
- a CDS encoding DUF2530 domain-containing protein, with product MVPFAVAGIVAWAVVGLVLLVFFRDWLTDRGHENWLWTCLAGFLVGFPGLAVMLRHDANRRRRRGAA from the coding sequence ATGGTGCCGTTCGCCGTCGCCGGGATCGTCGCCTGGGCCGTGGTCGGACTGGTGCTCCTGGTCTTCTTCCGGGACTGGCTCACCGACCGGGGACACGAGAACTGGCTCTGGACCTGCCTCGCCGGCTTCCTGGTCGGCTTCCCCGGGCTGGCCGTGATGCTCCGGCACGACGCCAACCGCCGACGCCGGCGCGGCGCGGCCTGA
- the sepH gene encoding septation protein SepH has product MRPVRFVALSEDGQAMVLTDEVGRLLALPIDERVATVLHTEPGSAPLVTASPGTEPVPSLSPRDIQARIRSGESAEDVARIAGVPVDRVLRYAGPVLQERAMLAQHARRTRLRNAENPTPLAEIVDGRLSQHGIDTEKISWDAYRRDDGTWRIVATWPSGKATAQAIWDLDKARQSVTPHDDMAQYLCAERPAPLIGQEPAPERSGRSLPGPSRMEPGRGGHGLPAASGEHARPGRDPIRAGRDALLASLDRPLGSTAGRGLDPAASMASPDTPRQRPVAGGAAALLGGGPGSAFDDDADAPKEVPAVPSLAVLRPRRATAPAAEPADASGKPRKRLPSWDDVLFGGGPAARDGS; this is encoded by the coding sequence ATGCGGCCAGTACGCTTCGTCGCCCTCTCCGAGGACGGCCAAGCTATGGTGCTCACCGACGAGGTGGGCCGTCTTCTCGCGCTGCCGATCGATGAGCGGGTCGCGACAGTCCTGCACACCGAACCGGGCAGCGCTCCACTGGTCACGGCCAGTCCCGGCACCGAGCCGGTGCCCTCGCTGTCACCCCGGGACATCCAGGCACGGATCCGGTCGGGCGAGTCCGCCGAGGACGTGGCCCGAATCGCCGGAGTGCCGGTCGACCGGGTCCTCCGGTACGCGGGTCCGGTCCTTCAGGAGCGGGCGATGCTGGCCCAGCACGCCCGGCGTACCCGGCTGAGGAACGCCGAGAACCCGACCCCGCTCGCCGAGATCGTCGACGGCCGGCTCTCCCAGCACGGCATCGACACCGAGAAGATCTCCTGGGATGCCTACCGACGTGACGACGGGACGTGGCGGATCGTCGCGACCTGGCCCTCCGGCAAGGCCACCGCCCAGGCGATCTGGGACCTCGACAAGGCGCGCCAGTCGGTGACGCCGCACGACGACATGGCGCAGTACCTCTGCGCCGAGCGGCCCGCCCCGCTGATCGGCCAGGAGCCGGCTCCGGAGCGGAGTGGTCGCTCCCTGCCCGGCCCGTCCCGGATGGAGCCGGGCCGTGGCGGGCACGGCCTGCCGGCGGCGTCCGGCGAGCACGCCCGACCCGGCCGCGACCCGATCCGGGCCGGCCGCGACGCGCTGCTCGCCTCGCTCGACCGGCCACTCGGTTCGACCGCCGGTCGTGGGCTCGACCCGGCCGCCTCGATGGCGTCTCCGGACACCCCCCGGCAGCGTCCCGTGGCCGGTGGCGCCGCGGCACTGCTCGGCGGCGGTCCGGGTTCGGCCTTCGACGACGACGCCGACGCGCCCAAGGAGGTCCCGGCCGTGCCCTCGCTCGCGGTTCTCCGGCCGCGCCGCGCCACCGCTCCGGCGGCCGAGCCGGCAGACGCGTCGGGCAAGCCGCGCAAGCGCCTGCCGAGCTGGGACGATGTTCTCTTCGGCGGCGGCCCGGCCGCCCGTGACGGGTCCTGA
- a CDS encoding aldo/keto reductase translates to MEYTNLGRTGLSVSRLCLGTMNFGPETTEPDSFAIMDRALEHGINFFDTANVYGRKTGEGVTENIIGRWFAQGNDRRERVVLATKVYGRMGDWPNEQGLSARHIVRACDESLRRLQTDWIDLYQMHHISRTTPWEEIWQAMETLVSQGKVLYVGSSNFAGWHLARAQESATRRNFLGLVSEQCIYNLMTRHVELEVLPAAEQYGLGIIPWSPLQGGLLGGAIRKLAEGGAGRTRSEHASKLLAERRPAIEGYEKLCADLGHDPADVALGWLLTRPAVTAPIIGPRTVQQLDAALGALTVELGDDTLTRLDELFPPVGKGGPGPEAWAW, encoded by the coding sequence ATGGAATATACGAATCTGGGCCGGACCGGCCTGTCGGTGAGCCGGCTCTGTCTGGGCACGATGAACTTCGGGCCGGAGACCACTGAGCCGGACAGCTTCGCCATCATGGACCGCGCGCTGGAACACGGCATCAACTTCTTCGACACCGCGAACGTCTACGGGCGGAAGACCGGAGAGGGCGTCACCGAGAACATCATCGGCCGCTGGTTCGCCCAGGGGAACGACCGGCGGGAACGGGTGGTCCTGGCCACCAAGGTGTACGGCCGGATGGGTGACTGGCCGAACGAGCAGGGGCTCTCCGCCCGGCACATCGTCCGGGCCTGCGACGAGTCGCTGCGCCGGTTGCAGACCGACTGGATCGACCTCTACCAGATGCACCACATCTCCCGGACCACTCCGTGGGAGGAGATCTGGCAGGCGATGGAAACCCTGGTCAGCCAGGGGAAGGTGCTCTACGTCGGATCGTCGAACTTCGCCGGTTGGCACCTGGCCCGGGCGCAGGAGTCCGCGACCCGGCGCAACTTCCTCGGACTCGTCTCCGAGCAGTGCATCTACAACCTGATGACCCGGCACGTGGAGTTGGAGGTGCTGCCGGCGGCCGAACAGTACGGCCTCGGCATCATCCCGTGGTCGCCGTTGCAGGGCGGACTGCTCGGCGGCGCCATCCGCAAGCTCGCCGAGGGCGGCGCGGGACGGACCCGCAGCGAGCACGCCAGCAAGCTGCTGGCGGAACGCCGGCCCGCCATCGAGGGGTACGAGAAACTCTGTGCCGACCTCGGTCACGACCCGGCGGACGTCGCGCTCGGTTGGCTGCTGACCCGGCCCGCGGTGACCGCGCCGATCATCGGACCCCGGACGGTGCAGCAGCTCGACGCCGCGCTCGGCGCGCTCACGGTCGAACTGGGCGACGACACCCTGACTCGGCTGGACGAGCTCTTTCCGCCGGTCGGCAAGGGCGGTCCGGGGCCGGAAGCCTGGGCCTGGTAG